The Aggregicoccus sp. 17bor-14 genome has a window encoding:
- a CDS encoding DEAD/DEAH box helicase, which yields MHFKDLQLVEPLLRAVEAEGYTTPTPIQQQAIPYALSGRDVLGCAQTGTGKTAAFGLPILQRLMASKPAGNARPIRCLVLTPTRELANQIGESFATYGKFSGLTHTVIFGGVGQNAQEQALRRGIDILVATPGRLLDLMNQGHVSYNSLEIFVLDEADRMLDMGFIHDVKRVIAKLPKKRQTLFFSATMPAEITGLANSILSNPAKVEVTPVATTAETVEQKMYFVDTNQKRNLLSHLMEEPAIKRAIVFTRTKHGANRVAKHLVDGGVVAEAIHGNKSQNARERALEAFKDGTCRVLVATDIAARGIDIDGVTHVINFDLPNIPESYVHRIGRTGRAGARGIALSFCDGEERAYLKDIERTIRRSVPVVEHPYRPGVTPPKPPAASGNGGGGGERHGRSGGHGGGGHGPRRDEGRGGGGGGGGRRHGGGGRGGGGGGGRSGGGRSGGHGGGGARPAAASGAPAPAAAPRPARPSPKWF from the coding sequence ATGCACTTCAAAGATCTCCAGCTGGTCGAGCCCCTCCTGCGCGCCGTCGAGGCCGAGGGCTACACCACGCCCACGCCCATCCAGCAGCAGGCCATCCCCTACGCCCTCTCGGGCCGGGACGTGCTCGGCTGCGCCCAGACGGGCACCGGCAAGACGGCCGCCTTCGGCCTGCCCATCCTGCAGCGCCTGATGGCGAGCAAGCCCGCCGGCAACGCGCGCCCCATCCGCTGCCTCGTGCTCACCCCCACCCGCGAGCTCGCGAACCAGATCGGCGAGAGCTTCGCCACCTACGGCAAGTTCAGCGGCCTCACCCACACCGTCATCTTCGGCGGGGTGGGCCAGAACGCGCAGGAGCAGGCGCTGCGCCGGGGCATCGACATCCTGGTGGCCACCCCGGGCCGCCTCCTGGACCTGATGAACCAGGGCCACGTGTCCTACAACTCGCTCGAGATCTTCGTGCTCGACGAGGCGGACCGCATGCTCGACATGGGCTTCATCCATGACGTGAAGCGCGTCATCGCGAAGCTGCCCAAGAAGCGCCAGACCCTGTTCTTCAGCGCCACCATGCCGGCGGAGATCACCGGCCTCGCGAACAGCATCCTCTCGAACCCCGCGAAGGTGGAGGTCACCCCCGTGGCCACCACCGCCGAAACGGTGGAGCAGAAGATGTACTTCGTGGACACCAACCAGAAGCGCAACCTGCTCAGCCACCTGATGGAGGAGCCGGCCATCAAGCGCGCCATCGTGTTCACCCGCACGAAGCACGGGGCGAACCGCGTGGCGAAGCACCTGGTGGACGGCGGCGTCGTCGCCGAGGCCATCCACGGCAACAAGAGCCAGAACGCCCGCGAGCGCGCGCTCGAGGCCTTCAAGGACGGCACCTGCCGCGTCCTGGTCGCCACCGACATCGCGGCGCGCGGCATCGACATCGACGGCGTCACGCACGTCATCAACTTCGACCTGCCCAACATCCCCGAGTCCTACGTGCACCGCATCGGCCGCACGGGGCGCGCGGGCGCACGCGGCATCGCGCTGTCCTTCTGCGACGGCGAGGAGCGCGCGTACCTCAAGGACATCGAGCGCACCATCCGCCGCAGCGTGCCGGTGGTGGAGCACCCCTACCGTCCCGGCGTGACCCCGCCCAAGCCTCCCGCCGCGAGCGGCAACGGCGGCGGCGGCGGCGAGCGCCACGGGCGCTCGGGTGGCCACGGCGGCGGCGGGCACGGCCCGCGCCGTGACGAGGGCCGCGGCGGCGGTGGCGGTGGCGGCGGTCGTCGCCACGGCGGCGGCGGTCGTGGCGGTGGCGGGGGTGGTGGCCGCTCCGGCGGCGGTCGCTCCGGCGGCCACGGCGGCGGCGGTGCGCGCCCCGCGGCGGCCAGCGGCGCTCCGGCGCCCGCGGCGGCTCCCCGGCCGGCGCGTCCGTCCCCGAAGTGGTTCTAG
- a CDS encoding ABC-F family ATP-binding cassette domain-containing protein has product MTLLRAANLQLSFGSRTVFQDLTLTIEEGERVGLVGVNGSGKSSLMKILAGAQPADAGELQLRRGTRVTYLPQEAEFPPGATVASELSVAQAPLREALALQAELGRKLEVGEGNADKLLEQMSQLSDRIEQLGGWDTEHHAKTLLDRLGVKDWDRPVAELSGGLRKRVSIARALLTRPDLLLLDEPTNHLDADTTEWLEDELDKLPGALLLVTHDRYFLDGLVDRIVEINPGAGVKSYPGNYQAYVEQKLVAEEEGAVAQHKRERWISQEVAWLRRGPEARRTKSKARIERARKLMAEKAFQRPKVAALQTVSAPRLGHTIAEAKKVHKRFGDREVLRGVDFLLQRGERVGIVGPNGVGKTTFLRTLLGELPPDSGEVIIGKNTKVAYYDQNRAQLDPELTVYDAASWGEDWVEIGGQKIALRDYLDDLLFPVPMQRMKVKALSGGERNRLLLARLFLEGANVLVLDEPTNDLDIVTLNVLEGLLLGFGGSVLLVTHDRYFLDKVATSILAFEGEGKATRYPGNFEFYRRLKEQTARKAGEPPAPAKSESRPAASVPVPAAPPRKPATKLSYKDQRELDGMEAAIEAAEARKSELEAQLADPAVFSSPSKVQELQQQLEPASREVERLYARWQELQNLAAPQSA; this is encoded by the coding sequence GTGACGCTCCTTCGCGCAGCCAACCTCCAGCTCTCCTTCGGCAGCCGCACCGTGTTCCAGGACCTCACCCTCACCATCGAGGAGGGGGAGCGCGTGGGCCTGGTGGGGGTGAACGGCTCGGGCAAGAGCTCGCTGATGAAGATCCTCGCGGGCGCCCAGCCCGCGGACGCGGGCGAGCTGCAGCTGCGCCGCGGCACCCGCGTCACCTACCTGCCCCAGGAGGCGGAGTTCCCGCCCGGCGCCACGGTGGCGAGCGAGCTGAGCGTGGCCCAGGCCCCGCTGCGCGAGGCGCTCGCGCTGCAGGCGGAGCTGGGCCGCAAGCTCGAGGTGGGCGAGGGCAACGCGGACAAGCTGCTCGAGCAGATGTCGCAGCTCTCGGATCGCATCGAGCAGCTGGGCGGCTGGGACACGGAGCACCACGCGAAGACGCTGCTGGACCGGCTCGGGGTGAAGGACTGGGACCGCCCGGTCGCGGAGCTCTCCGGTGGCCTGCGCAAGCGCGTGTCCATCGCGCGCGCGCTGCTCACCCGCCCCGACCTGCTCCTGCTCGACGAGCCGACCAACCACCTGGACGCGGACACCACCGAGTGGCTCGAGGACGAGCTGGACAAGCTCCCGGGCGCGCTCCTGCTCGTCACGCACGATCGCTACTTCCTCGACGGGCTCGTGGACCGCATCGTGGAGATCAACCCGGGCGCGGGCGTGAAGAGCTACCCGGGCAACTACCAGGCCTACGTGGAGCAGAAGCTGGTGGCCGAGGAGGAGGGCGCCGTCGCGCAGCACAAGCGCGAGCGGTGGATCTCCCAGGAGGTCGCGTGGCTGCGGCGCGGCCCCGAGGCGCGGCGCACCAAGAGCAAGGCGCGCATCGAGCGCGCGCGCAAGCTGATGGCCGAGAAGGCCTTCCAGCGCCCCAAGGTGGCCGCCCTGCAGACCGTGAGCGCCCCGCGCCTGGGCCACACGATCGCGGAGGCCAAGAAGGTGCACAAGCGCTTCGGCGACCGCGAGGTGCTGCGCGGCGTGGACTTCCTGCTGCAGCGCGGAGAGCGCGTGGGCATCGTGGGGCCCAACGGCGTGGGGAAGACCACCTTCCTGCGCACCCTGCTCGGTGAGCTGCCGCCGGACTCCGGCGAGGTGATCATCGGCAAGAACACCAAGGTCGCCTACTACGACCAGAACCGCGCCCAGCTGGACCCCGAGCTCACGGTGTACGACGCGGCGAGCTGGGGCGAGGACTGGGTGGAGATCGGCGGGCAGAAGATCGCCCTGCGCGACTACCTGGACGACCTGCTCTTCCCCGTGCCCATGCAGCGCATGAAGGTGAAGGCGCTGTCCGGCGGCGAGCGCAACCGCCTGCTGCTCGCGCGGCTCTTCCTCGAGGGCGCGAACGTGCTGGTGCTGGACGAGCCCACCAACGACCTGGACATCGTCACCCTCAACGTGCTCGAGGGGCTGCTGCTGGGCTTCGGCGGCAGCGTGCTGCTCGTCACCCACGACCGCTACTTCCTCGACAAGGTCGCGACCTCCATCCTCGCCTTCGAGGGCGAGGGCAAGGCGACCCGCTACCCGGGCAACTTCGAGTTCTACCGCCGCCTCAAGGAGCAGACCGCGCGCAAGGCGGGCGAGCCCCCCGCGCCGGCGAAGAGCGAGTCCCGGCCCGCCGCCTCGGTGCCGGTGCCGGCCGCCCCGCCCCGGAAGCCGGCGACGAAGCTCAGCTACAAGGACCAGCGCGAGCTGGACGGGATGGAGGCCGCCATCGAGGCGGCCGAGGCCCGAAAGAGCGAGCTGGAGGCGCAGCTCGCCGACCCCGCCGTCTTCAGCAGTCCCTCGAAGGTGCAGGAGCTGCAGCAGCAGCTGGAGCCTGCGTCCCGGGAAGTAGAGCGGCTCTATGCCCGTTGGCAGGAGCTCCAGAACCTCGCAGCCCCCCAAAGCGCATGA
- a CDS encoding serine/threonine-protein kinase, producing MDCLGEETLRAWLRGALPPALTEQARRHLEGCPKCSRELESLAQEPTPTSQGLTGLRPSAVSAEERAPELGELRSRTVHEVLPRGTPVGRYLVVERLGFGGMGEVYAAFDPQLNRKVALKLLLPHADGADGRARLLREAQAMAQLSHPNVLPVHDVGEAQGRIFVAMELVERGATLGRWLRVRERRWPEVLRVLVAAGRGLAAAHAAGLVHRDFKPDNVLVRDDGRVFVTDFGLARAGESAPALPAALLDAALPSEEPFDGSFGSEAEDLLHASLTLDGRLVGTPGFMAPEQYEAGPVDARADQFAFCATLYTALYGQRPFRGASPRALLRAAAAGRVTPPPRERRVPGWLERAVLRGLSPLPDERFADMDALLAVLEDNPTARHRRIAVGAALALLLVGGVVAALYAASRRQLACREEAQDFGQVWSAARQAEVQRALLATRAPFARDAWTGVHAALERYRERWAEQREEVCLATRVRAQSTERALALRTACLERRRDEVRALGDVLMHADAQVVERSVSAALALSPPEDCATAEGASAGVWAPTSEEESRRHEDARGKLLQGKALIESGKFREALAPVDAARAEAVQLGDEALQAEALLRLGEAQQGLGEAARAERSDKQAAWSALSAGRTELQVAAFTALTLLTGSDTERTAEAHDWFEFGRALIPRLPPDGAVAARLHSAHATAFTTEGNFVEAEAQARRALALARGAPAPSPELEAFILQRLSNALARQGKYEDSLATNAQALALLERTLGPEHPRVGIILLNMAPTLGEVGRLEESLADAQRGYAILVRALPPTHPHVAMGLNNLGSALRRLHRYDEALDTYRRALRQVEAALGPEHPDTATPSTNMGRTLLAMHRPAEARPHLERALALYARAHKADHPLAADALTALGEAHLQQGHPEQALPLLERAARIRADANVATLETAQTHLLLAEALWQVGRQRARAQALALQARAELSRPGGEALHAEAEHWLAQHPAPAVAHGRKQPPPDGAAPTPAPAPQGSGAVPSPRVTPPPRGSGPPPEPSRGPPR from the coding sequence ATGGACTGCCTTGGCGAGGAGACGCTGCGCGCATGGCTCCGGGGAGCACTGCCTCCCGCGCTCACGGAGCAGGCGCGCCGCCACCTCGAGGGCTGTCCGAAGTGCAGCCGCGAGCTCGAGTCGCTCGCCCAGGAGCCCACTCCCACCTCACAGGGCCTGACGGGCCTCCGCCCTTCCGCCGTCTCTGCGGAGGAGCGGGCGCCGGAGCTGGGAGAGCTGCGCTCGCGCACGGTGCACGAGGTTCTGCCGCGCGGCACGCCCGTGGGCCGCTACCTCGTGGTGGAGCGGCTGGGCTTCGGCGGGATGGGCGAGGTGTACGCGGCCTTCGACCCGCAGCTCAACCGCAAGGTGGCCCTCAAGCTGCTGCTGCCGCACGCGGACGGGGCGGACGGCCGCGCGCGCCTCCTGCGCGAGGCGCAGGCGATGGCCCAACTCTCCCACCCCAACGTGCTGCCCGTGCACGACGTGGGCGAGGCCCAGGGACGCATCTTCGTGGCCATGGAGCTGGTGGAGCGCGGCGCCACGCTCGGGCGCTGGCTGCGCGTGCGCGAGCGGCGCTGGCCCGAGGTGCTGCGGGTGCTGGTGGCGGCGGGACGGGGGCTCGCGGCGGCGCACGCGGCGGGCCTCGTGCACCGCGACTTCAAGCCGGACAACGTGCTGGTGCGCGACGACGGCCGGGTGTTCGTCACCGACTTCGGGCTCGCGCGCGCAGGCGAGAGCGCGCCCGCGCTGCCCGCGGCGCTGCTGGACGCGGCGCTTCCCTCCGAAGAGCCCTTCGACGGGTCCTTCGGGAGTGAGGCGGAGGACCTGCTCCACGCCTCGCTCACCCTGGACGGGAGACTGGTGGGCACGCCCGGCTTCATGGCCCCCGAGCAGTACGAGGCGGGTCCGGTGGACGCGCGCGCGGACCAGTTCGCCTTCTGCGCCACGCTCTACACCGCGCTCTACGGGCAGCGCCCCTTCCGGGGTGCGAGCCCCCGGGCGCTCCTGCGCGCGGCGGCCGCGGGACGCGTCACCCCACCGCCTCGCGAGCGCCGGGTGCCGGGCTGGCTCGAGCGCGCGGTGCTGCGCGGCCTCAGCCCCCTGCCGGACGAGCGCTTCGCGGACATGGACGCGCTGCTCGCGGTGCTCGAGGACAACCCCACCGCGCGCCACCGCCGCATCGCGGTGGGCGCCGCGCTCGCGCTGCTGCTGGTGGGCGGCGTGGTGGCAGCGCTGTACGCGGCGTCGCGCCGGCAGCTCGCCTGCCGCGAGGAGGCGCAGGACTTCGGCCAGGTGTGGAGTGCCGCGCGGCAGGCGGAGGTTCAGCGGGCCCTCCTCGCCACGCGCGCCCCCTTCGCGCGCGACGCGTGGACGGGGGTGCACGCCGCGCTCGAGCGCTACCGCGAGCGCTGGGCGGAGCAGCGCGAGGAGGTGTGCCTCGCCACGCGGGTGCGCGCGCAGAGCACGGAGCGGGCGCTCGCGCTGCGCACCGCCTGCCTCGAGCGCCGCCGCGACGAGGTGCGCGCGCTCGGCGACGTGCTGATGCACGCGGACGCGCAGGTGGTGGAGCGCTCCGTGTCCGCCGCGCTGGCGCTCTCCCCGCCCGAGGACTGCGCGACCGCGGAGGGGGCGAGCGCGGGCGTCTGGGCGCCCACCTCGGAGGAGGAGTCGCGCCGCCACGAGGACGCGCGCGGGAAGCTGCTGCAGGGCAAGGCGCTGATCGAGTCCGGCAAGTTCCGCGAGGCCCTGGCGCCGGTGGACGCGGCGCGGGCCGAGGCAGTGCAGCTGGGAGACGAGGCGCTGCAGGCCGAGGCGCTGCTGCGCCTGGGCGAGGCGCAGCAGGGGCTCGGGGAGGCGGCGCGCGCCGAGCGCAGCGACAAGCAGGCGGCGTGGAGCGCCCTGAGCGCGGGCCGCACCGAGCTGCAGGTCGCCGCCTTCACCGCCCTCACCCTGCTCACGGGCTCGGACACCGAGCGCACGGCCGAGGCCCACGACTGGTTCGAGTTCGGCCGCGCGCTCATCCCGCGCCTGCCCCCGGACGGCGCCGTCGCGGCGCGCCTGCACAGCGCGCACGCCACGGCGTTCACCACCGAGGGCAACTTCGTGGAGGCCGAGGCCCAGGCGCGCCGCGCCCTCGCGCTCGCGCGCGGCGCCCCGGCGCCCTCGCCGGAGCTCGAGGCCTTCATCCTGCAGCGCCTGTCCAACGCGCTCGCCCGGCAGGGCAAGTACGAGGACTCGCTCGCCACCAACGCGCAGGCGCTCGCCCTGCTCGAGCGCACCCTCGGCCCGGAGCACCCGCGCGTCGGCATCATCCTGCTCAACATGGCGCCCACCCTGGGCGAGGTGGGCCGGCTCGAGGAGTCGCTCGCGGACGCGCAGCGCGGCTACGCCATCCTCGTGCGCGCCCTGCCTCCCACGCACCCGCACGTGGCCATGGGGCTCAACAACCTGGGCAGCGCGCTGCGCCGGCTGCACCGCTACGACGAGGCGCTGGACACCTACCGCCGCGCCCTGCGCCAAGTGGAGGCCGCGCTGGGCCCCGAGCACCCGGACACCGCCACGCCCAGCACCAACATGGGGCGCACGCTGCTCGCGATGCACCGGCCGGCCGAGGCCCGGCCGCACCTGGAGCGCGCGCTCGCGCTCTACGCGCGCGCCCACAAGGCGGACCACCCGCTCGCCGCGGACGCCCTCACCGCGCTGGGCGAGGCCCACCTGCAGCAGGGCCACCCCGAGCAGGCCCTGCCCCTGCTCGAGCGCGCGGCGCGCATCCGCGCGGACGCCAACGTGGCCACGCTGGAGACGGCGCAGACGCACCTCCTGCTCGCCGAGGCCCTGTGGCAGGTGGGCCGCCAGCGGGCCCGGGCGCAGGCGCTCGCGCTGCAGGCGCGCGCGGAACTCTCGCGTCCCGGCGGGGAGGCGCTGCACGCGGAGGCGGAGCACTGGCTCGCCCAGCACCCGGCGCCCGCGGTGGCCCACGGCCGCAAGCAGCCGCCGCCCGACGGCGCTGCGCCCACGCCCGCTCCTGCGCCGCAGGGAAGCGGCGCGGTGCCGAGCCCTAGGGTGACGCCGCCGCCGCGCGGGTCCGGGCCCCCGCCCGAGCCTTCACGTGGGCCTCCCCGATGA
- a CDS encoding ABC-F family ATP-binding cassette domain-containing protein: MIRLDNVSKQHGQQILFVEASAALNKGEKVGLVGPNGAGKSTVFRMITGRETADEGQVSVDRGVTIGYFDQDVGEMHGQSAVAAVMDGAGPVSTVAAELKQLEAAMADPERLDEIDKLVERFGVVQGRYEELGGYALEGRAREILAGLGFSEEMMDGDVGALSGGWKMRVALGRILLMRPDAMLLDEPSNHLDLESLIWLEGFLKGYEGAILMTSHDREFMNRIVTKIIEIDGGTLTTYSGDFEFYEKQRAQNEKQQQAQYERQQAMLAKEEAFIARFKARASHAAQVQSRVKKLEKIEKVEPPKRRVTQVFEFQPPPRSGDDVAKLTNVVKGYGKRRIYDGLDFLVRRGERWCVMGVNGAGKSTLLKLISGESQPDAGNVVVGGSVKMGYFAQHAMELLDGERTVFESLQDRFPRASVGSLRALAGCFGFSGDEIEKKVRVLSGGEKARLVLAQMLYDPPNFLVLDEPTNHLDMATKEMLIQALRNYEGTMLFVSHDRHFLAALSNRVLELTPEGLHQYGGGYTEYVARSGHEAPGLRS, translated from the coding sequence ATGATCCGTCTCGACAACGTCAGCAAGCAGCACGGCCAGCAGATCCTCTTCGTGGAAGCCTCCGCCGCCCTGAACAAGGGCGAGAAGGTGGGGCTCGTGGGCCCCAACGGCGCCGGCAAGTCCACCGTGTTCCGGATGATCACCGGCCGCGAGACGGCCGATGAAGGCCAGGTCTCCGTCGACCGCGGCGTGACCATCGGCTACTTCGACCAGGACGTGGGCGAGATGCACGGCCAGAGCGCGGTCGCCGCGGTCATGGACGGCGCGGGCCCGGTGTCCACCGTGGCCGCCGAGCTCAAGCAGCTGGAGGCCGCCATGGCGGACCCCGAGCGCCTGGACGAGATCGACAAGCTGGTGGAGCGCTTCGGCGTGGTGCAGGGCCGCTACGAGGAGCTGGGCGGCTACGCGCTCGAGGGCCGCGCGCGGGAGATCCTCGCGGGCCTCGGCTTCAGCGAGGAGATGATGGACGGGGACGTGGGCGCCCTGTCCGGCGGCTGGAAGATGCGCGTGGCGCTGGGGCGCATCCTGCTCATGCGCCCGGACGCCATGCTCCTGGACGAGCCGAGCAACCACCTGGACCTGGAGTCGCTCATCTGGCTCGAGGGCTTCCTCAAGGGCTACGAGGGCGCCATCCTGATGACCAGCCACGACCGCGAGTTCATGAACCGCATCGTGACCAAGATCATCGAGATCGACGGCGGCACGCTCACCACCTACTCGGGCGACTTCGAGTTCTACGAGAAGCAGCGCGCGCAGAACGAGAAGCAGCAGCAGGCGCAGTACGAGCGCCAGCAGGCCATGCTCGCCAAGGAGGAGGCCTTCATCGCGCGGTTCAAGGCGCGCGCGAGCCACGCCGCCCAGGTGCAGAGCCGGGTGAAGAAGCTCGAGAAGATCGAGAAGGTGGAGCCGCCCAAGCGCCGCGTGACGCAGGTGTTCGAGTTCCAGCCGCCCCCGCGCTCGGGTGACGACGTGGCCAAGCTCACCAACGTGGTGAAGGGCTATGGCAAGCGCCGCATCTACGACGGGCTGGACTTCCTCGTGCGACGCGGCGAGCGCTGGTGCGTGATGGGCGTGAACGGCGCGGGCAAGAGCACCCTGCTCAAGCTGATCTCGGGCGAGAGCCAGCCGGACGCGGGCAACGTGGTCGTGGGCGGCAGCGTGAAGATGGGCTACTTCGCCCAGCACGCGATGGAGCTGCTGGACGGCGAGCGCACCGTGTTCGAGAGCCTGCAGGACCGCTTCCCGCGCGCCTCCGTGGGAAGCCTTCGCGCGCTCGCGGGCTGCTTCGGCTTCTCCGGCGACGAGATCGAGAAGAAGGTGCGCGTGCTCTCCGGTGGAGAGAAGGCGCGGCTCGTGCTCGCGCAGATGCTCTACGACCCGCCCAACTTCCTCGTGCTGGACGAGCCGACGAACCACCTGGACATGGCGACGAAGGAGATGCTCATCCAGGCGCTGCGCAACTACGAGGGCACCATGCTCTTCGTGAGCCACGACCGGCACTTCCTCGCCGCCCTGAGCAACCGCGTGCTCGAGCTCACCCCCGAGGGGCTGCACCAGTACGGCGGCGGCTACACCGAGTACGTGGCCCGCAGCGGTCACGAGGCCCCCGGCCTGCGCAGCTAA
- a CDS encoding M57 family metalloprotease, with protein MQRKKRGVLAVGLAVLGSACGAPEGGSSTTGPEQDAVRTGTGMSYEAFLAQVYREPDSGLCILNGDEPMVDCDEKHLQELYGTYVREGQLIVNRIYSGDDRWSDAQKLNLTYCVSNTFGTNKAAVVNAMASAAAAWAAAANVKFTYVPAQDAGCTASNTAVLFDVNPVNANGQYAARSFFPSTSRSARNVLIDASAFASTRPTLTGILRHELGHTLGFRHEHTRPEAATCFEDNNWRGLTPYDSASVMHYPQCNGTANTLELTQKDVDGARSLYGAPGTAPAPTPAPAPGTAQTETFSGSLARGQQAAHGPFSVVAGTTFEVVMTGSGDPDLYVRFGAAPTLTSYACRPYKTGASETCSLTVPSGQSSAYVMVNGYASGTYALTVRYTRPGTSTADTQAPTFAGLASATAVGSSQVNLAWAAATDDLSAQGALVYDVYVSTSSTVPTTPPTFSTAPGATSAQVTGLSPGTAYSFVVRARDAAGNRDANTVVRSATTAQPTPTPTDPNAAFEDRVLELVNQARAAGATCGTTAYAPAPALALDARLRTAARLHSQDMADQNYFSHTSLDGRSPGDRMAAAGYTGGTWGENIAAGQTTPESVMQGWMASAGHCTNIMNPNYRLIGVGYGANSASTYRVYWTQDFGR; from the coding sequence ATGCAACGGAAGAAGCGCGGTGTGCTCGCGGTGGGACTCGCAGTGCTCGGCTCGGCGTGCGGAGCGCCGGAGGGCGGCAGCTCGACGACCGGGCCCGAGCAGGACGCCGTCCGGACGGGCACGGGGATGAGCTACGAGGCCTTCCTCGCCCAGGTCTACCGGGAGCCGGACTCGGGCCTCTGCATCCTCAACGGCGACGAGCCGATGGTGGACTGCGACGAGAAGCACCTGCAGGAGCTCTACGGGACGTACGTGCGCGAGGGGCAGCTCATCGTCAACCGCATCTACTCGGGGGACGACCGCTGGTCGGACGCGCAGAAGCTGAACCTCACCTACTGCGTGTCCAACACCTTCGGCACGAACAAGGCCGCGGTGGTGAACGCGATGGCGAGCGCCGCGGCGGCGTGGGCGGCGGCGGCGAACGTGAAGTTCACCTACGTGCCCGCGCAGGACGCGGGCTGCACGGCGAGCAACACGGCCGTCCTCTTCGACGTGAACCCCGTCAACGCGAACGGCCAGTACGCGGCGCGCTCCTTCTTCCCCAGCACCTCGCGCTCCGCGCGCAACGTGCTCATCGACGCGAGCGCCTTCGCCTCCACGCGCCCCACCCTCACCGGCATCCTGCGCCACGAGCTCGGCCACACGCTGGGCTTTCGCCACGAGCACACCCGCCCCGAGGCCGCCACCTGCTTCGAGGACAACAACTGGCGCGGCCTCACGCCCTACGACTCCGCCTCCGTCATGCACTACCCGCAGTGCAACGGCACCGCGAACACGCTGGAGCTGACCCAGAAGGACGTGGACGGCGCGCGCTCGCTCTACGGCGCCCCCGGCACGGCCCCCGCCCCCACGCCTGCGCCTGCTCCCGGCACTGCGCAGACCGAGACCTTCTCCGGCAGCCTCGCACGCGGCCAGCAGGCGGCCCACGGCCCCTTCAGCGTGGTGGCCGGCACGACCTTCGAGGTGGTGATGACGGGCTCGGGTGACCCGGACCTCTACGTGCGCTTCGGCGCCGCGCCCACGCTCACCAGCTACGCGTGCCGCCCCTACAAGACCGGCGCCTCGGAGACCTGCAGCCTCACCGTCCCCTCGGGCCAGAGCAGCGCGTACGTGATGGTGAACGGCTACGCGTCCGGCACCTACGCCCTCACCGTGCGCTACACGCGGCCGGGCACCTCCACCGCGGACACGCAGGCGCCCACCTTCGCGGGCCTCGCCTCGGCCACGGCGGTGGGCAGCAGCCAGGTGAACCTCGCCTGGGCCGCCGCGACGGACGACCTCAGCGCGCAAGGAGCGCTCGTCTATGACGTGTACGTGTCCACCTCGAGCACGGTGCCCACCACCCCGCCTACCTTCAGCACCGCCCCCGGGGCCACCTCCGCCCAGGTGACCGGCCTCAGCCCCGGCACGGCCTACTCCTTCGTGGTGCGTGCGCGCGACGCCGCGGGCAACCGCGACGCGAACACCGTGGTGCGCAGCGCCACCACCGCGCAGCCGACGCCGACGCCCACGGACCCGAACGCGGCCTTCGAGGACCGCGTGCTGGAGCTGGTGAACCAGGCGCGTGCCGCGGGCGCCACCTGCGGCACCACCGCCTACGCGCCCGCGCCGGCGCTCGCCCTGGACGCGCGCCTGCGCACCGCGGCGCGCCTGCACAGCCAGGACATGGCGGACCAGAACTACTTCTCGCACACCAGCCTGGACGGGCGCAGCCCCGGGGATCGCATGGCGGCCGCGGGCTACACGGGTGGCACCTGGGGCGAGAACATCGCCGCGGGCCAGACCACGCCCGAGTCCGTGATGCAGGGGTGGATGGCCAGCGCCGGCCACTGCACCAACATCATGAACCCCAACTACCGCCTCATCGGCGTGGGCTACGGCGCGAACAGCGCCTCCACCTACCGCGTGTACTGGACGCAGGACTTCGGGCGCTGA
- a CDS encoding alpha/beta hydrolase, with product MARRLRAALVAAVLAAPGAALWAGRLQQRGLLRFPLFAAPLSEAGYVALGSRPGWSPRLLEVAPGVRVRGLVHPPRAPGLPTVLFFSGNADAQLSQGQQFLEALGGAEGYGLAVFAYRGYDGSEGTPTPEALRADGARVYAALREGAWAGAGPLHVVGFSLGTGVASAVAADVAPPPASLTLLAPYTELVVVRPSPLARLLPGDRYDARPALARVLSPALVVHGDADASLPVQMGRAVHAALGPTARYLELPGAGHVALLSDPRALQAVRDFIGEAHVKARAGARTRAAAASP from the coding sequence CGCGGTGCTCGCAGCGCCCGGCGCGGCGCTGTGGGCGGGGCGGCTGCAGCAGCGGGGGCTCCTGCGCTTCCCGCTCTTCGCGGCGCCCCTCTCCGAGGCAGGCTACGTGGCCCTGGGCAGCCGTCCGGGGTGGAGCCCGCGGCTGCTGGAGGTGGCGCCCGGCGTGCGCGTGCGGGGCCTCGTGCATCCGCCGCGCGCGCCCGGCCTTCCCACGGTCCTCTTCTTCTCCGGCAACGCGGACGCGCAGCTGAGCCAGGGGCAGCAGTTCCTCGAGGCGCTGGGAGGGGCCGAGGGCTACGGGCTCGCGGTGTTCGCCTACCGGGGCTACGACGGCTCGGAGGGCACGCCCACGCCCGAGGCGCTGCGCGCGGACGGCGCGCGCGTGTACGCGGCGCTGCGGGAGGGCGCGTGGGCGGGCGCGGGCCCGCTGCACGTGGTGGGCTTCTCGCTGGGCACGGGCGTGGCGAGCGCCGTGGCGGCGGACGTCGCGCCGCCCCCCGCGAGCCTCACCCTGCTCGCCCCCTACACCGAGCTGGTGGTGGTGCGCCCCTCGCCCCTCGCGCGCCTGCTGCCCGGAGACCGCTACGACGCGCGCCCCGCGCTCGCCCGCGTGCTGAGCCCCGCGCTCGTCGTGCACGGGGACGCGGATGCCTCGCTGCCGGTGCAGATGGGGCGCGCGGTGCACGCGGCGCTGGGCCCCACGGCGCGCTACCTCGAGCTGCCGGGGGCGGGCCACGTGGCGCTGCTCTCCGACCCGCGCGCGCTGCAGGCCGTGCGCGACTTCATCGGGGAGGCCCACGTGAAGGCTCGGGCGGGGGCCCGGACCCGCGCGGCGGCGGCGTCACCCTAG